The following proteins come from a genomic window of Lachnoclostridium phytofermentans ISDg:
- a CDS encoding helix-turn-helix domain-containing protein — MDNEKMALFIADQRKIKKLTQKELAAKLGVTDKAVSKWERGLSCPDISLLSTLSDILGVTTGELLNGERAVMLENTNVDSIVESTIQYADTVTKRKSKDIRNAFAVTITSLFLLGIMVCLICNFAISGKLTWAWFPISSIIYMWLLVIPMVICKKRGVCISLVCTSLFTIPYLYVLERVIGIDRLIMPIAMPVSIVSLLYLWIVYVLLVKFTWGRYLSASIALIFGIPLSFGINFILSKQIGEPIMDIWDILVYSLLILLAVIIYVTGYIRNNARK; from the coding sequence ATGGATAATGAAAAGATGGCTCTGTTTATTGCCGATCAGCGAAAAATTAAAAAGCTGACACAAAAAGAGTTAGCAGCGAAACTAGGTGTCACCGATAAAGCTGTTTCAAAATGGGAACGGGGGTTAAGTTGCCCTGATATATCGTTATTATCTACACTATCAGACATTTTAGGAGTAACTACGGGTGAATTGTTAAATGGCGAAAGAGCAGTTATGTTAGAGAACACCAATGTGGACTCAATTGTTGAGTCCACGATTCAATATGCTGATACAGTAACAAAGCGTAAGTCGAAAGATATTCGAAATGCATTTGCAGTTACTATAACTTCTCTTTTCCTTCTTGGTATTATGGTATGCCTTATCTGTAATTTTGCCATCTCAGGCAAACTAACTTGGGCATGGTTTCCTATCAGTTCAATAATCTATATGTGGTTACTAGTGATACCAATGGTTATATGTAAGAAGAGGGGAGTCTGTATTTCACTTGTTTGTACAAGCCTTTTCACTATCCCATATCTTTATGTGTTAGAGAGGGTTATTGGAATAGATAGACTTATTATGCCTATTGCTATGCCTGTATCAATCGTTTCTCTCTTATATTTGTGGATAGTATATGTATTATTAGTGAAATTCACGTGGGGCCGATATCTTTCTGCTTCGATAGCATTGATTTTTGGTATTCCTTTATCGTTTGGTATCAATTTCATTTTATCAAAGCAGATAGGGGAACCTATTATGGATATCTGGGATATCCTTGTTTATTCCCTATTGATCCTTCTAGCGGTTATTATTTATGTTACTGGATATATTAGAAACAATGCTAGAAAATAA